CACAGCCAGAAGCGGAAGACACTGCATTACTGAACTGTGCTATCCGACATACCTACAAGCATGGTGGCACCCCCTACATTATCGATAACGAGGATATGCCCGAAGACCAACCACTGATCGCTTATTTTCGTTGGTAAGAGATAAAACTTCGATCGTGTCGAAAACATTTGCATGACAGAGTTCTCTCATTCGAATTGAACAGATACAATCGCAGTCTTACTCGAATCCTAAATTTAAATTATCTCTATATCTTGCATTCTCAGGGCCTGTGATGGAAGAACCGAAGAGAGATCAGACAAATTGTTTGCAAACGCGAATCATGATTGTGGATGATCATCCGATTGTCCGTGAGGGGTACGTCCATCTCATTGCCAGACGGAAGGACTTACAAACCTGTGCACAGGCAGGAAGTAAAGCCGAAGCCATTCAGCAGATCTCAGAGAATACACCGGATCTTGTCATTGTGGATATCTCGCTCACAGATGGCAGTGGTTTGGAATTGATCAAAGACATCAAAGCACAATTCCCGGGAATCAAGATCCTGGCTGTCTCGATGCATGATGAATCACTGTTTGCTGAACGATCCATTCGCGCGGGAGCCCTGGGGTTTGTCAATAAACAACAGGCTCCCGAACAACTCATCAAAGCAATCGATCAGGTCATCCAGGGTAAAGTTTATCTAAGCCCTGAGGTCACCGAACGGATGATCTGCCGCTCGATCGGTTCCGATAATTATTCGGACCAATCCCCCATTGAAAGTCTCTCTGACCGGGAACTGGAAGTTTTTGAACAAATCGGCAATGGTGAAACGACGCGTCAAATAGCCAACAAACTCAATCTTAGTTCCAAGACCATCGAAACTTACCGGGAAAACATCAAGCACAAGCTCAACCTGGGAAATGCAACCGAGTTAACACGGCATGCGATCCAATGGGTTCTGGAAAATGAATAAGCCTTGATTGCTTAAGAATTCGAAGCATCGTGCAGGTTTGAAAACAAAAGAAATGGTGTGCCACAACACACCCTTGTGTGACACACCACTCCCGCGTTCTGAGAGTTCACTC
This genomic interval from Gimesia alba contains the following:
- a CDS encoding response regulator transcription factor, whose translation is MQTRIMIVDDHPIVREGYVHLIARRKDLQTCAQAGSKAEAIQQISENTPDLVIVDISLTDGSGLELIKDIKAQFPGIKILAVSMHDESLFAERSIRAGALGFVNKQQAPEQLIKAIDQVIQGKVYLSPEVTERMICRSIGSDNYSDQSPIESLSDRELEVFEQIGNGETTRQIANKLNLSSKTIETYRENIKHKLNLGNATELTRHAIQWVLENE